A genome region from Streptomyces xanthophaeus includes the following:
- a CDS encoding M48 family metallopeptidase — protein MTETGFEKAPARDRRRFPGISSRAYEHPADRSALVALRKLSGFDTVFKALSGLLPERSLRLLFLSESVRVGETQFPHLYAMLRDACYILDLEKVPQMYVQQDPNPNAMCIGLDEPIIVVTTGLVELLDEEEMRAVVGHEVGHALSGHAVYRTVLLFLTNLALKVAWIPLGNVAIMTIVTALREWFRKSELSADRAGLLVGQDVQASMRGLMKIAGGNHLHEMNVDAFLAQAEEYESSGDLRDSVLKILNLLPRTHPFTTVRAAELKKWAESRDHQRIMDGHYPRRDEDKDASVTDSFRQSAAHYADSVRTSKDPLLKLVGDIAGGAGDLGGKLRDKFTGAGAGAGTATQDKGGATEQG, from the coding sequence ATGACGGAAACAGGGTTCGAGAAAGCACCGGCGCGGGACCGGAGGCGGTTCCCCGGCATCTCGTCGCGCGCGTACGAGCATCCGGCGGACCGCTCCGCGCTGGTGGCGCTGCGCAAGCTGAGCGGCTTCGACACGGTGTTCAAGGCGCTGAGCGGACTGCTTCCGGAGCGCAGCCTGAGACTGCTGTTCCTGTCGGAGTCGGTGCGGGTGGGCGAGACGCAGTTCCCGCACCTGTACGCGATGCTGCGCGACGCCTGCTACATCCTGGACCTGGAGAAGGTCCCGCAGATGTACGTGCAGCAGGACCCGAACCCCAACGCCATGTGCATCGGGCTGGACGAGCCGATCATCGTGGTGACCACGGGCCTCGTCGAGCTGCTCGACGAGGAGGAGATGCGTGCGGTGGTGGGCCACGAGGTGGGCCACGCGCTGTCGGGGCACGCCGTCTACCGCACGGTCCTGCTGTTCCTGACCAACCTGGCGCTGAAGGTCGCGTGGATCCCGCTGGGCAATGTGGCGATCATGACGATCGTGACCGCGCTGCGGGAGTGGTTCCGCAAGTCGGAGCTCTCGGCCGACCGGGCCGGGCTGCTGGTGGGACAGGACGTGCAGGCCTCGATGCGGGGGCTGATGAAGATCGCGGGCGGCAACCACCTCCACGAGATGAACGTGGACGCCTTCCTGGCCCAGGCCGAGGAGTACGAGTCGAGCGGCGATCTGCGCGACTCCGTGCTGAAGATCCTGAATCTGCTGCCCCGGACGCACCCCTTCACCACGGTGCGGGCGGCCGAGCTGAAGAAGTGGGCGGAGAGCCGCGACCACCAGCGGATCATGGACGGCCACTACCCGCGGCGGGACGAGGACAAGGACGCCTCGGTGACCGACTCCTTCCGGCAGTCCGCCGCGCACTACGCCGACTCGGTGCGCACCAGCAAGGACCCGCTGCTGAAGCTGGTGGGTGACATCGCGGGCGGCGCGGGCGACCTGGGCGGCAAGCTCCGCGACAAGTTCACCGGCGCCGGAGCCGGAGCCGGCACCGCGACGCAGGACAAGGGCGGGGCTACGGAGCAGGGCTGA
- the nadD gene encoding nicotinate-nucleotide adenylyltransferase produces MGEQEMPTGPVKRRLGVMGGTFDPIHHGHLVAASEVAALFHLDEVMFVPTGEPWQKSQRAVSPAEDRYLMTVIATASNPQFSVSRIDIDRGGPTYTIDTLRDLKAQNDDADLFFITGADALAQILTWRNAEELFSLSHFIGVTRPGHVLTDDGLPEGGVSLVEVPALAISSTDCRARVAQGDPVWYLVPDGVVRYIDKRELYRGA; encoded by the coding sequence ATGGGAGAGCAGGAGATGCCTACCGGTCCGGTCAAGCGCCGGCTCGGAGTGATGGGCGGGACATTCGACCCGATCCATCACGGACACCTGGTGGCCGCCAGCGAGGTGGCCGCCCTTTTCCACCTCGACGAGGTGATGTTCGTGCCGACCGGCGAGCCGTGGCAGAAGTCGCAGCGGGCCGTGTCGCCGGCCGAGGACCGCTACCTGATGACGGTCATCGCCACGGCTTCGAACCCGCAGTTCTCGGTGAGCCGCATCGACATCGACCGCGGCGGGCCGACGTACACCATCGACACCCTGCGGGACCTGAAGGCGCAGAACGACGACGCCGACCTGTTCTTCATCACCGGTGCCGACGCGCTCGCACAGATCCTGACCTGGCGCAACGCCGAAGAGCTCTTCTCGCTCTCCCACTTCATCGGAGTCACCCGGCCGGGCCACGTGCTCACCGACGACGGGCTCCCGGAAGGCGGCGTCTCCCTGGTGGAGGTGCCCGCGCTCGCGATCTCGTCCACCGACTGCCGTGCGAGGGTGGCCCAGGGGGACCCCGTCTGGTACCTGGTGCCGGACGGTGTCGTGCGTTACATCGACAAGCGTGAGCTGTACCGGGGAGCCTGA